A genomic stretch from Arenicella xantha includes:
- a CDS encoding histidine phosphatase family protein produces the protein MYHKTIYCALLLTLAFTAGCANDPYTTITIVRHAEKIADGSKDPSLTNQGNARALALRDKYTNTPISAVYSTSTNRTKQTAMPLAIANGLTVTSYSTPEEVATAIISKHAGEHVAVVGHSNTVGDIILALGAQIPEGLTHPMDESDYDNLVIVLINNNGLATATHSTYGKVSP, from the coding sequence ATGTATCACAAAACAATATATTGCGCCCTATTGCTGACGCTGGCATTTACCGCTGGTTGTGCCAATGATCCTTACACAACAATTACCATCGTACGCCACGCCGAAAAAATAGCCGATGGAAGCAAGGACCCCTCATTAACGAATCAAGGCAACGCAAGAGCACTCGCGTTACGAGATAAGTATACAAACACACCAATTTCAGCGGTGTATTCGACCAGCACCAATCGTACTAAGCAAACCGCTATGCCGCTTGCTATCGCTAACGGTCTTACTGTCACGAGCTACAGCACGCCCGAGGAAGTTGCCACAGCGATAATCAGCAAGCACGCTGGTGAGCACGTGGCAGTAGTTGGGCATAGTAATACGGTAGGCGACATTATTTTGGCACTTGGTGCACAAATACCCGAAGGCTTAACCCACCCTATGGATGAAAGTGATTACGATAATTTGGTCATTGTTTTAATCAATAACAACGGGCTGGCGACCGCCACACACTCCACATACGGCAAGGTCTCACCATAG